A window of the Pungitius pungitius chromosome 3, fPunPun2.1, whole genome shotgun sequence genome harbors these coding sequences:
- the LOC119217232 gene encoding protein Atg16l2 isoform X2 encodes MTESDPVSRARSAEAWKRHIVGQLKHRDRSQHDRYQELIRFYTRLLEKTRLTKGILSSSPRRPSVGSLLQHNDQLKKITGELAYQVLELQQQTRTRESLLEEQQYRLEAEKLRLAGAFDYRGVLQQQVEQVQLENAALKTKYDELLELQRREEAKLREEKLRGDRLLETMIQEKQQAAAHMNSRNQRRSRAREAHLQKELQSTRSKVTLESSRSMSPKRDLQLESREGGHSRLFRSLSVSSPRILSSFRDLFQRRRGHSVCSMEEDLVFPVRVSLYARVPVRALQVLEAHEQGINAVRFSSSSHLLATGGTDREVKVWEVQSGSLTHRTTLEGSTGGITCIEFDPAGFRILAASYDKSALLWRLDDSVAKLTLTGHRRKVTAARFSGCLHQVVTGSEDRSIRVWDLQRAACVEVLEVSSSCSDLVCSENSVISGHFDSRIRVWDTRLLRCVQELPAQGKVTSLDISSDHRHLLSCCRDDCLQLVDLRGRSNERVCFRAEGFKCGSDSSKAVISPDGCFLAAGSADAAVYIWNVSTGKLETRLPDRHSSSISAVAWSLSGEYVVSVDKSRRAVLWSDI; translated from the exons ATGACGGAGTCAGACCCAGTGTCCCGGGCCCGGTCAGCGGAGGCCTGGAAGAGACACATCGTGGGCCAGCTGAAGCACCGGGACCGGAGCCAGCACGACCGGTACCAGGAGCTGATCCGCTTCT ACACTCGGCTGCTGGAGAAAACCCGTTTGACCAAAGGAATCCTGAGCAGCTCCCCCAG ACGTCCCTCCGTCGGGTCTCTGCTGCAGCACAACGACCAGCTGAAGAAGATCACAGGAGAG CTGGCCTATCAGGtcctggagctgcagcagcagaccaGGACCAGAGAAAGTcttctggaggagcagcagtACAG actggAGGCGGAGAAGCTCCGGCTGGCGGGTGCGTTTGATTATCGAggggtgctgcagcagcaggtggagcaggttcAGCTGGAGAATGCGGCGTTGAAGACTAAGTACGATGAGTTGCTGGAGCTTCAGAGACGAGAGGAGGCAAAACTCCGGGAGGAGAAGCTCCGTGGTGATCGTCTTCTGGAGACCATGATCCAGGAGAAGCAGCAAGCTGCCGCCCACATGAACAGCCGCAACCAACGCAGGTCCAG AGCTCGGGAAGCTCACCTGCAGAAGGAGCTGCAGTCtacgaggtcaaaggtcaccttaGAAAG TTCCAGATCCATGTCTCCAAAGCGTGACCTCCAGCTGGAGTCCAGAGAGGGAGGTCACAGCAGACTGTTCAG GTCCTTGTCTGTGTCCTCTCCCAGGATCCTGTCCTCCTTCAGAGACCTCTTCCA gaggaggcggggccacTCTGTCTGCAGCATGGAGGAGGACCTGGTGTTTCCTGTGAGGGTCAGCCTGTACGCTCGAGTCCCTGTGAGGGCGCTGCAGGTTCTG GAGGCCCATGAGCAGGGCATTAACGCCGTGAGGTTCAGCTCCAGCTCTCACCTGCTGGCGACGGGGGGGACGGACCGAGAGGTCAAAGTGTGGGAGGTCCAATCAG GCTCGCTGACTCACAGGACCACGCTGGAGGGCAGCACCGGAGGGATCACCTGCATTGAGTTCGACCCGGCG GGCTTCAGGATCCTCGCGGCCTCCTACGATAAGTCTGCCTTGTTGTGGCGTCTGGACGACTCTGTTGCCAAG CTGACCCTGACCGGTCACAGGAGGAAGGTGACCGCAGCAAGGTTCAGTGGTTGTCTTCATCAGGTGGTGACGGGCAGCGAAGACCGAAGCATCAGAGTGTGGgaccttcagagagctgcct GTGTGGAGGTGCTGGAGGTGTCGTCTTCCTGCAGCGATCTGGTTTGTTCTGAGAACTCGGTGATCAGCGGACACTTTGACTCCAGGATCAGAGTGTGGGACACCAG GTTGCTGCGATGCGTTCAGGAGCTTCCCGCTCAGGGGAAAGTCACCTCGCTGGACATCAGCTCCGACCATCGTCATCTGCTCAGCTGTTGCCGTGACGACTGCCTCCAGCTGGTCGACTTGAGGGGGCGGAGCAATGAGCGTGTGTGCTTCAG agCCGAAGGATTTAAATGTGGCAGCGACAGCAGCAAAGCTGTGATCAG TCCTGACGGCTGCTTCCTGGCGGCCGGCTCGGCGGACGCAGCTGTTTACATCTGGAACGTATCGACGGGGAAGCTGGAGACCCGCCTCCCGGACCGACACAG TTCTTCTATCAGCGCCGTGGCCTGGTCGCTGTCCGGCGAATACGTGGTCAGCGTGGATAAAAGTAGGCGGGCCGTCCTCTGGAGTGACATCTGA
- the LOC119217232 gene encoding protein Atg16l2 isoform X1, giving the protein MTESDPVSRARSAEAWKRHIVGQLKHRDRSQHDRYQELIRFYTRLLEKTRLTKGILSSSPRRPSVGSLLQHNDQLKKITGELAYQVLELQQQTRTRESLLEEQQYRLEAEKLRLAGAFDYRGVLQQQVEQVQLENAALKTKYDELLELQRREEAKLREEKLRGDRLLETMIQEKQQAAAHMNSRNQRRSRAREAHLQKELQSTRSKVTLESSRSMSPKRDLQLESREGGHSRLFRSLSVSSPRILSSFRDLFHRRRRGHSVCSMEEDLVFPVRVSLYARVPVRALQVLEAHEQGINAVRFSSSSHLLATGGTDREVKVWEVQSGSLTHRTTLEGSTGGITCIEFDPAGFRILAASYDKSALLWRLDDSVAKLTLTGHRRKVTAARFSGCLHQVVTGSEDRSIRVWDLQRAACVEVLEVSSSCSDLVCSENSVISGHFDSRIRVWDTRLLRCVQELPAQGKVTSLDISSDHRHLLSCCRDDCLQLVDLRGRSNERVCFRAEGFKCGSDSSKAVISPDGCFLAAGSADAAVYIWNVSTGKLETRLPDRHSSSISAVAWSLSGEYVVSVDKSRRAVLWSDI; this is encoded by the exons ATGACGGAGTCAGACCCAGTGTCCCGGGCCCGGTCAGCGGAGGCCTGGAAGAGACACATCGTGGGCCAGCTGAAGCACCGGGACCGGAGCCAGCACGACCGGTACCAGGAGCTGATCCGCTTCT ACACTCGGCTGCTGGAGAAAACCCGTTTGACCAAAGGAATCCTGAGCAGCTCCCCCAG ACGTCCCTCCGTCGGGTCTCTGCTGCAGCACAACGACCAGCTGAAGAAGATCACAGGAGAG CTGGCCTATCAGGtcctggagctgcagcagcagaccaGGACCAGAGAAAGTcttctggaggagcagcagtACAG actggAGGCGGAGAAGCTCCGGCTGGCGGGTGCGTTTGATTATCGAggggtgctgcagcagcaggtggagcaggttcAGCTGGAGAATGCGGCGTTGAAGACTAAGTACGATGAGTTGCTGGAGCTTCAGAGACGAGAGGAGGCAAAACTCCGGGAGGAGAAGCTCCGTGGTGATCGTCTTCTGGAGACCATGATCCAGGAGAAGCAGCAAGCTGCCGCCCACATGAACAGCCGCAACCAACGCAGGTCCAG AGCTCGGGAAGCTCACCTGCAGAAGGAGCTGCAGTCtacgaggtcaaaggtcaccttaGAAAG TTCCAGATCCATGTCTCCAAAGCGTGACCTCCAGCTGGAGTCCAGAGAGGGAGGTCACAGCAGACTGTTCAG GTCCTTGTCTGTGTCCTCTCCCAGGATCCTGTCCTCCTTCAGAGACCTCTTCCA caggaggaggcggggccacTCTGTCTGCAGCATGGAGGAGGACCTGGTGTTTCCTGTGAGGGTCAGCCTGTACGCTCGAGTCCCTGTGAGGGCGCTGCAGGTTCTG GAGGCCCATGAGCAGGGCATTAACGCCGTGAGGTTCAGCTCCAGCTCTCACCTGCTGGCGACGGGGGGGACGGACCGAGAGGTCAAAGTGTGGGAGGTCCAATCAG GCTCGCTGACTCACAGGACCACGCTGGAGGGCAGCACCGGAGGGATCACCTGCATTGAGTTCGACCCGGCG GGCTTCAGGATCCTCGCGGCCTCCTACGATAAGTCTGCCTTGTTGTGGCGTCTGGACGACTCTGTTGCCAAG CTGACCCTGACCGGTCACAGGAGGAAGGTGACCGCAGCAAGGTTCAGTGGTTGTCTTCATCAGGTGGTGACGGGCAGCGAAGACCGAAGCATCAGAGTGTGGgaccttcagagagctgcct GTGTGGAGGTGCTGGAGGTGTCGTCTTCCTGCAGCGATCTGGTTTGTTCTGAGAACTCGGTGATCAGCGGACACTTTGACTCCAGGATCAGAGTGTGGGACACCAG GTTGCTGCGATGCGTTCAGGAGCTTCCCGCTCAGGGGAAAGTCACCTCGCTGGACATCAGCTCCGACCATCGTCATCTGCTCAGCTGTTGCCGTGACGACTGCCTCCAGCTGGTCGACTTGAGGGGGCGGAGCAATGAGCGTGTGTGCTTCAG agCCGAAGGATTTAAATGTGGCAGCGACAGCAGCAAAGCTGTGATCAG TCCTGACGGCTGCTTCCTGGCGGCCGGCTCGGCGGACGCAGCTGTTTACATCTGGAACGTATCGACGGGGAAGCTGGAGACCCGCCTCCCGGACCGACACAG TTCTTCTATCAGCGCCGTGGCCTGGTCGCTGTCCGGCGAATACGTGGTCAGCGTGGATAAAAGTAGGCGGGCCGTCCTCTGGAGTGACATCTGA